The following are encoded in a window of Candidatus Anstonellales archaeon genomic DNA:
- a CDS encoding hydroxymethylglutaryl-CoA reductase, degradative: MIGMVKSDISGLYKLSTEERREIIAKEVGLEPDEVEILKKFGGLDEEVADRMIENVIGSFPLPLGIATNFVINGKEYLIPMAIEEPSVVAAASNGAKLARSGGGFRAECSSSVMVGQIQIVKLDDAKRAIEAVRKNSGKILELARKNDGMTKYGGGVRELRYRLIETRRGDMLIIELLVDVCDAMGANSVNSLLESISPEIEKITGGKVRLRILSNLAVYRTAKARAVWKREEIGEDAIEGILDAYEFAANDVYRCATHNKGIMNGIDAVVIATGNDFRAIEAGAHSFASLSGGYRPLTRYWKNSEGDLEGEIEIPVAVGTVGGATKVHPVARVALKILGVKSAKELGCVLAAVGLAQNFAALRALSTEGIQRGHMRLAARNIAATAGASGELVDRIAEEMIREKKISVEMAKKLIERFNDKR; the protein is encoded by the coding sequence ATGATTGGAATGGTAAAGTCAGATATCTCTGGATTGTATAAGCTTTCTACAGAGGAGAGAAGGGAGATAATAGCAAAAGAGGTTGGTTTGGAGCCTGACGAAGTTGAAATCCTAAAGAAATTTGGAGGTTTAGATGAAGAAGTCGCAGACCGTATGATTGAAAATGTTATAGGCTCTTTTCCTCTTCCGCTTGGTATTGCTACTAATTTTGTTATTAATGGAAAGGAATATCTTATTCCTATGGCGATAGAGGAACCATCGGTTGTGGCAGCTGCGTCAAATGGAGCAAAGCTTGCACGCTCGGGTGGCGGATTTAGGGCTGAGTGTTCGTCATCGGTAATGGTCGGACAAATTCAGATTGTGAAGTTGGATGATGCAAAACGGGCAATCGAAGCTGTAAGAAAAAATTCTGGAAAGATTCTAGAATTAGCAAGGAAGAATGATGGGATGACAAAGTATGGTGGAGGGGTTAGAGAGTTGAGGTATCGGCTTATTGAGACAAGAAGAGGCGATATGCTCATAATTGAGCTTTTAGTAGATGTCTGCGATGCGATGGGGGCAAACTCAGTCAATTCTCTTCTTGAGTCCATTTCTCCTGAGATTGAGAAGATAACTGGCGGAAAGGTGAGGTTGAGGATTCTTTCAAATCTCGCAGTATATAGAACTGCGAAAGCTAGGGCGGTATGGAAAAGAGAAGAGATAGGGGAAGATGCAATTGAAGGAATACTTGATGCTTACGAATTTGCTGCAAATGATGTCTATAGGTGTGCTACACACAATAAAGGAATAATGAACGGTATAGATGCAGTAGTGATTGCAACTGGAAATGATTTTAGAGCTATTGAAGCGGGCGCTCACTCATTTGCTTCACTTAGTGGTGGATACAGACCGCTTACGCGATATTGGAAGAACTCTGAAGGTGATTTGGAAGGAGAGATTGAAATTCCTGTTGCCGTTGGAACTGTTGGAGGTGCTACTAAAGTTCATCCTGTTGCAAGAGTTGCTCTAAAGATCTTGGGGGTAAAGAGTGCAAAAGAACTCGGATGTGTGCTTGCTGCTGTTGGTCTTGCACAGAATTTTGCGGCTCTAAGGGCGCTCTCAACAGAAGGAATTCAGAGGGGACATATGAGGCTTGCGGCAAGAAATATAGCAGCAACCGCCGGAGCGTCTGGCGAACTTGTAGATAGAATCGCTGAGGAGATGATTAGAGAAAAAAAGATAAGTGTAGAGATGGCAAAGAAACTTATTGAGAGATTCAATGACAAACGATAA
- the purB gene encoding adenylosuccinate lyase, giving the protein MPTCPFEDRYRTDMNELFEKKHIINTWMKVELALARANAKLGLIPKDAPADIAKAMESVSIEEIEKVESDIHHDLMAMVNVLSSKCKKYGGFVHLGATSYDIEDTATALIFRDAISLLQRRLETLKKILKKLAIRHKKTVCVGRTHGQHAVPTTYGMKFALYYQELKRHMDRLTWANHRIAVGKMSGAVGTMATFGEYGPQIQSLVCKELNLREAVITNQVIQRDSHSEVLFVLALIGTTLEKIAKEIRNLQRTEIGEVLEPFSEKQVGSSTMPQKRNPHKSERICSLARILRANLQVALENVPLEHERDLTNSANERYIFPSSFITLDYMLLQMCSILEGLQINVDAINRNLELTRGLFLAERVMMALTKKGMGRQEAHELVRKCAQEAYKKNIHLKTALEADPKCMELLSSSELSSLFDPSTYIGKAEEIIDKALAD; this is encoded by the coding sequence ATGCCCACATGCCCTTTCGAGGATAGATACCGAACAGATATGAATGAATTATTTGAAAAAAAACATATCATAAATACGTGGATGAAAGTTGAGCTTGCTCTCGCGCGTGCCAACGCAAAGCTTGGGCTCATACCAAAAGATGCTCCTGCGGATATCGCGAAAGCTATGGAGAGCGTTTCTATTGAGGAAATAGAGAAGGTGGAGTCAGACATACATCATGACCTAATGGCAATGGTCAATGTCTTATCCTCAAAATGTAAAAAGTATGGTGGTTTTGTTCATTTGGGCGCAACCTCATACGATATAGAAGATACTGCTACTGCTCTTATTTTCAGAGATGCCATCTCTCTATTGCAAAGACGCCTTGAAACACTAAAAAAAATTCTAAAAAAGCTTGCAATAAGGCATAAAAAAACTGTTTGTGTAGGTAGAACGCACGGACAGCATGCGGTTCCAACAACCTATGGGATGAAATTCGCTCTCTATTACCAAGAGCTAAAACGCCACATGGATAGACTCACCTGGGCAAACCACCGCATAGCTGTTGGAAAAATGTCAGGTGCTGTAGGCACGATGGCAACTTTTGGTGAGTACGGACCTCAGATTCAATCTCTTGTCTGTAAGGAACTAAACCTACGAGAAGCAGTCATAACCAATCAGGTAATACAGAGAGATTCCCATTCAGAAGTCTTATTCGTGCTCGCGCTTATTGGTACAACTCTCGAAAAAATTGCCAAGGAAATACGTAATCTACAAAGAACAGAAATAGGGGAAGTTCTTGAGCCTTTTTCAGAAAAGCAGGTTGGCTCTTCAACTATGCCACAGAAGAGAAATCCGCACAAGTCTGAGCGTATATGCTCTCTTGCACGGATACTTAGAGCTAACTTGCAAGTTGCTCTTGAAAATGTTCCACTTGAACATGAAAGGGACCTAACCAATTCAGCAAATGAGCGCTATATCTTCCCTTCCTCATTTATAACCCTTGATTATATGCTTCTGCAGATGTGCTCAATCTTGGAGGGCCTTCAAATAAATGTTGATGCAATAAATAGAAATCTTGAGCTTACAAGAGGTCTTTTTCTTGCTGAAAGAGTTATGATGGCTCTCACCAAAAAGGGAATGGGAAGACAGGAAGCACACGAACTTGTGCGAAAGTGCGCTCAGGAAGCATACAAAAAAAACATACATCTTAAAACAGCTTTAGAAGCAGACCCCAAATGCATGGAACTTCTATCTTCTTCTGAGCTTTCGTCTCTTTTTGATCCTTCTACTTATATAGGAAAGGCAGAAGAGATAATAGACAAAGCTCTTGCCGATTAG
- the amrB gene encoding AmmeMemoRadiSam system protein B, with product MRPPAVEGLFYPSVKEKLFAAIKRLFLNVQPHKSPCHAIICPHAGYIYSGHTAAFSYAAASNLVDEDITAIIIGPNHTGRGELISISQEDWLTPLGISKCDTELANDIFSFSYTASLDEIAHLTEHSIEVQLPFLQKLNPKAKIVCISMMAQNLEASLDIGKAIFEATKNRNVIVIASSDFTHYKSAEQASVLDASALEKIQTLEVEGFQREVESKNLSICGYGPISAAMHYSKLKGAKMAELLRYSNSGEVTGDYSNVVAYASLAIRK from the coding sequence ATGAGACCGCCAGCAGTTGAAGGCCTGTTTTATCCTTCAGTGAAGGAAAAGCTCTTTGCAGCAATAAAGAGGTTGTTTTTAAATGTCCAGCCTCATAAGAGCCCTTGCCATGCAATAATATGCCCACATGCCGGATACATCTACTCAGGACATACAGCAGCCTTTTCTTATGCTGCGGCATCCAATCTAGTAGACGAAGATATCACGGCCATAATCATAGGCCCTAACCATACTGGAAGAGGAGAGCTTATTTCTATATCACAGGAAGATTGGCTCACTCCACTTGGAATTTCAAAATGTGACACTGAACTTGCAAACGATATCTTCTCCTTTTCCTATACTGCTTCACTTGATGAAATAGCTCATCTCACCGAGCACTCAATCGAAGTGCAGCTCCCTTTTCTCCAAAAATTAAATCCAAAAGCGAAGATAGTTTGCATCTCCATGATGGCTCAAAATTTGGAGGCAAGTCTTGACATTGGAAAAGCCATTTTTGAAGCCACCAAAAACCGCAATGTAATTGTTATTGCCTCAAGTGATTTTACGCATTACAAAAGCGCAGAACAGGCATCAGTCCTTGATGCTTCAGCTTTAGAAAAAATCCAGACGCTTGAAGTTGAAGGCTTTCAAAGAGAAGTCGAATCAAAAAATCTATCTATCTGTGGTTATGGTCCAATATCAGCAGCTATGCATTATTCCAAGCTTAAGGGAGCAAAGATGGCAGAGCTCCTAAGGTACTCAAATTCAGGAGAGGTCACAGGAGATTATTCAAACGTTGTTGCCTACGCAAGTCTTGCAATTAGAAAATAA
- the fni gene encoding type 2 isopentenyl-diphosphate Delta-isomerase produces MIKSKMPVSERIAKRKDQHIQICLTEDITYTKSAGFEDIEFLHNALPELNFEKIDTSITFLGKKLSFPFFIDAMTGGSEKTGAINKHLAQVAEEHKIAFALGSIRALIENPHLKETFYVRKQAPEVPLIANIGAAQLTQIPSKKIISTVESLEADAIQIHLNPLQEVLQPEGDKNFEGIEEAIRSFCLDSPFPVIAKETGSGISREVAFRLKKCGVTMINVSGAGGTSWAKVEYKRGAVIPGFGEWGIPTAVSTLACSKILPTISSGGIRSGVDIAKALALGAKCASSALPVLRSKNPTSLIGLYHLQLQTVMFLTGSKTISDLSKTKLIIGGRTGYLARTLNLLR; encoded by the coding sequence ATGATAAAATCAAAGATGCCTGTATCTGAGCGAATAGCCAAGAGGAAGGACCAACACATCCAAATATGCCTAACAGAAGACATAACCTATACAAAAAGCGCAGGATTTGAAGATATTGAATTCTTACACAACGCACTTCCTGAACTAAATTTTGAAAAAATAGACACCTCAATTACTTTTCTCGGAAAAAAGCTTTCATTTCCATTTTTTATAGATGCAATGACTGGCGGTTCCGAAAAAACAGGAGCAATAAATAAGCATCTTGCACAAGTAGCTGAGGAGCATAAAATAGCTTTTGCTCTCGGCTCCATACGTGCACTAATAGAAAACCCACATCTCAAAGAAACTTTCTATGTTCGCAAGCAAGCCCCAGAAGTCCCACTTATTGCAAATATAGGAGCAGCACAACTTACTCAAATCCCTTCAAAAAAGATAATCTCCACTGTTGAGTCATTGGAGGCAGACGCTATACAGATACACCTAAATCCTCTTCAGGAAGTTCTACAACCGGAAGGGGACAAAAATTTCGAAGGCATAGAAGAAGCTATCCGTTCATTTTGCTTAGATTCACCATTTCCAGTGATTGCAAAGGAGACGGGTTCGGGAATCTCTCGTGAAGTTGCTTTTAGATTAAAAAAATGTGGAGTAACAATGATAAATGTCTCTGGGGCCGGCGGAACATCTTGGGCAAAGGTTGAGTATAAGCGAGGAGCCGTTATCCCTGGATTTGGAGAGTGGGGAATACCAACAGCAGTTTCTACTCTTGCCTGTTCAAAAATACTACCGACGATCTCTTCGGGGGGAATAAGAAGTGGCGTTGACATTGCAAAAGCTCTTGCTTTGGGCGCAAAGTGCGCGTCGTCTGCGCTTCCAGTACTTCGCTCTAAAAATCCAACCTCACTTATAGGTCTATATCACTTGCAGTTGCAAACAGTGATGTTTCTTACAGGGTCAAAGACCATTAGCGATCTTTCCAAAACAAAACTCATTATTGGTGGAAGGACCGGCTATCTTGCAAGAACTCTTAATCTTTTGCGCTGA
- the gltX gene encoding glutamate--tRNA ligase: protein MSLLHEIIRKHALKNAFEYGKTAPNLIIGKVINEFPEAKRNINSVMELAQEICSQINAMEKDAIKAEMSSYSYPEKKEEKKEIELPEAIEGKVVTRFPPEPSGYLHIGHAKAAFLDYQAARRYNGKFLLRFDDTNPEKESKEFVDAAISDLSWLGIIPDQIIFASDMMEKFYEYACKIISVNRAYVCTCKKEEIKQRRFEKKECPCRSRTENENQNLFSEMVAGNIAEGFASVRFVGDMSSQNTAMRDPTLLRIVSSPHYRHGKKYSVWPSYDFEVCIADSLTGVTHAMRSKEYELRDELYFAILDALGLRKPLLVEFSRLNITGMPLSKRLITPLINEGKVEGYDDFRLPTLRGLARRGILPEAIKSFVLSFGLSKVESSPTIDSLLSENKKLIDKSARRLFFVKNPVKVEVEKQPRHDFAVIRNHPTEPMGERKIKVGSYFYISDADAELLSVGSLFRLKGLYNLEVAMISKSKNTLYCKYAGSEVVACPKIQWVSDDYLKCKIKIPLPLFTPQGRFNEENLRVDEGYCEPECSNLSVGSIIQFERYGFVRLDKKTPEALEFIFIST from the coding sequence ATGTCTTTGTTGCACGAGATTATTCGAAAGCATGCCCTCAAAAATGCTTTTGAGTACGGAAAAACCGCCCCCAACCTAATTATTGGAAAAGTGATAAATGAATTTCCTGAGGCAAAGAGAAACATAAATTCCGTCATGGAACTTGCACAAGAAATATGCAGTCAAATAAACGCAATGGAAAAGGACGCCATAAAAGCTGAAATGTCCTCATACTCCTATCCTGAAAAAAAGGAAGAAAAAAAAGAAATTGAGCTTCCAGAAGCCATTGAAGGGAAAGTAGTCACAAGATTTCCTCCGGAACCTTCGGGGTACCTTCATATTGGACATGCAAAAGCCGCTTTCCTAGATTATCAGGCTGCAAGACGATACAACGGAAAGTTCCTTCTACGTTTTGATGATACTAATCCTGAAAAAGAATCCAAGGAATTTGTCGATGCGGCAATCTCTGATTTAAGTTGGCTTGGCATAATTCCAGACCAAATCATATTTGCTTCTGATATGATGGAGAAGTTTTACGAGTACGCCTGCAAAATAATTTCAGTGAATCGGGCGTATGTATGCACCTGCAAAAAAGAAGAGATAAAGCAGCGGCGATTTGAAAAAAAAGAGTGCCCATGCCGTAGCAGGACTGAAAACGAGAATCAAAACCTATTCTCAGAAATGGTTGCAGGAAACATAGCTGAAGGTTTTGCCTCAGTTAGATTCGTAGGAGACATGTCCTCGCAAAATACAGCAATGAGAGACCCAACTCTTCTTCGCATTGTAAGTTCTCCTCACTATAGACATGGAAAAAAATATTCTGTCTGGCCGTCTTATGACTTTGAAGTATGTATAGCCGATTCTCTTACAGGAGTTACTCACGCAATGAGGTCCAAGGAATACGAGCTTAGAGATGAACTTTATTTTGCAATTCTTGACGCATTAGGACTCCGCAAGCCACTGCTTGTTGAGTTTTCACGACTTAACATAACTGGCATGCCTCTTTCAAAGAGACTGATAACTCCATTAATAAATGAAGGGAAGGTTGAAGGGTATGATGACTTTCGTCTTCCAACACTAAGAGGCCTTGCAAGAAGAGGGATATTGCCTGAAGCTATAAAGTCATTTGTTCTCTCTTTTGGTCTTTCAAAAGTTGAAAGTTCTCCAACGATAGATTCCCTTCTTTCGGAAAACAAAAAACTTATAGACAAATCAGCACGCAGGCTTTTCTTTGTGAAAAATCCCGTCAAAGTTGAAGTAGAAAAGCAACCAAGACATGATTTTGCAGTTATCAGAAATCATCCAACTGAACCAATGGGTGAGCGCAAGATAAAGGTTGGCTCTTACTTTTATATATCTGATGCTGATGCAGAATTACTCTCTGTTGGCTCTCTCTTCCGCTTAAAAGGACTTTACAATTTAGAAGTAGCCATGATATCTAAATCTAAAAATACGCTTTATTGCAAATATGCAGGTTCAGAAGTTGTTGCTTGCCCCAAAATTCAGTGGGTTTCTGATGATTACCTGAAGTGCAAAATAAAAATCCCTCTTCCTTTGTTCACCCCCCAGGGAAGGTTCAATGAAGAGAATCTCAGAGTCGATGAAGGTTATTGCGAACCCGAATGCTCTAATCTATCGGTTGGCTCAATAATACAGTTTGAGCGATATGGTTTTGTTAGACTTGACAAGAAAACGCCAGAAGCTTTAGAGTTCATCTTTATCTCTACTTGA
- a CDS encoding cytochrome b5 domain-containing protein — MNIEQLLIICLIICSIIILVGCLSNQARQETLYQNSSLTSISSPSPKLNFEIQNKTQPPTKKDDFAGKYTLWDIYAHDTSDSCWVYAGDKIFDVTSYFNKHPGNPFEILSKCASNVTESFSNLTGPGGVPLLQYLELYHYKGQLIEGDKKLHPNE, encoded by the coding sequence ATGAATATAGAGCAATTGTTAATCATCTGCTTAATCATCTGCTCGATTATAATTCTTGTAGGCTGCCTTAGCAATCAAGCCCGACAAGAAACACTTTATCAGAACTCATCGCTAACTTCCATTTCTTCACCTTCCCCCAAGTTAAATTTTGAAATCCAAAACAAGACTCAGCCTCCTACAAAGAAAGATGATTTTGCTGGCAAATATACTCTATGGGACATTTATGCACATGATACGTCAGATAGCTGTTGGGTTTACGCTGGCGACAAAATATTTGACGTTACTTCATATTTCAATAAACATCCGGGGAATCCTTTCGAGATACTTTCTAAATGTGCAAGTAACGTAACAGAATCATTCTCAAACTTAACCGGACCAGGTGGCGTACCCCTTCTTCAATATTTAGAACTCTATCATTACAAGGGACAGCTTATTGAGGGAGACAAAAAATTACATCCAAACGAATGA
- the rpl3p gene encoding 50S ribosomal protein L3 produces MGKRNKHRKGSLAFKPRKRAKSQRCPFSAWPATVEKKLLGFAGYKAGMTHITFIDDSESPSKETEISYPVTIIETPPLKVYGIRFYENKRVIRDILCPDEKVLSPLGIKKPKHHSPPSSFDDVFALCYVQSRLAGLPKKSPEPMEIAIGGKNPQEKLEYAQSILGRDILVSDILKPGDYVDTLSVTKGHGWQGAVKRHGVSLQHRKATGRRRHVGTLGPWHPAYVMYSVPMAGQHGYHRRTQLNLRVMKIGEGKEITPSSGFRNYGIIKTNYILLGGSVAGPPKRLIRIRKAIRKNEAKPPRLISVMVK; encoded by the coding sequence ATGGGAAAGCGCAACAAACATCGAAAAGGCTCACTGGCATTCAAGCCAAGAAAAAGAGCAAAAAGTCAGCGGTGCCCATTTTCTGCATGGCCAGCCACAGTGGAAAAAAAGCTCCTTGGATTTGCTGGCTACAAAGCAGGTATGACACATATAACTTTCATAGATGATTCGGAATCACCTTCAAAGGAAACAGAGATATCTTACCCTGTAACAATAATCGAAACACCTCCACTAAAAGTTTACGGCATCCGCTTTTATGAGAACAAGCGCGTCATCCGTGATATACTCTGTCCTGATGAAAAGGTTCTTTCTCCTCTTGGAATCAAAAAACCAAAACACCATTCCCCTCCTTCTTCTTTTGACGATGTTTTTGCTCTCTGTTATGTCCAGTCTCGTCTTGCAGGCCTTCCCAAAAAATCGCCTGAGCCTATGGAAATTGCAATAGGTGGCAAGAATCCACAAGAAAAGTTGGAATATGCTCAATCAATATTAGGAAGAGATATCCTTGTCTCTGATATCCTAAAACCCGGTGACTACGTTGACACACTTTCAGTTACAAAAGGACATGGATGGCAAGGTGCTGTAAAAAGGCATGGCGTATCTCTTCAACACAGAAAGGCAACTGGAAGAAGAAGGCATGTAGGTACTCTTGGACCATGGCATCCTGCTTATGTGATGTATTCTGTTCCAATGGCTGGTCAACATGGATATCACCGTAGGACCCAACTAAACCTGCGGGTGATGAAGATAGGAGAAGGAAAAGAAATAACTCCATCAAGCGGATTTCGTAATTACGGAATTATAAAGACTAATTATATACTTCTGGGAGGTTCAGTTGCTGGACCACCGAAAAGATTAATACGAATCAGAAAAGCTATACGAAAAAATGAAGCAAAACCACCACGGCTAATCTCAGTTATGGTGAAGTAG
- the rpl4p gene encoding 50S ribosomal protein L4 — MNVPLYNTNGEKVSEVELPPIFGVPVKFELIKRAVIAEQTQRLQPKSPYRFAGMETSAKYRGRKDSYGSLKNRGQAMLPREVLPKGRWGKVRRIPSSVKGRRAHPPKVEKIIHEKINKKERRAALISALAATANPSLVLKRGHKINDSTPLPIVVDDNFEALSKTKDVLKFLSKLIPQDILRSKGGKKRKTGVRKRSSKVVRYPKSALIVASENSKVLLAARNLPGIDVCTPKTLSVELLAPGTYPGRLTIFTQNSLSELSKL; from the coding sequence ATGAACGTTCCGCTCTATAATACCAATGGAGAAAAAGTAAGTGAGGTAGAACTTCCACCTATTTTCGGCGTTCCAGTGAAGTTTGAGCTTATAAAAAGGGCAGTTATTGCAGAACAAACTCAGAGATTACAGCCAAAATCTCCCTATAGGTTTGCAGGTATGGAAACCTCTGCCAAATATAGGGGAAGGAAAGATTCCTATGGCTCTCTTAAAAATAGGGGCCAGGCAATGCTCCCAAGAGAGGTCCTTCCAAAAGGCAGATGGGGAAAAGTTAGGCGGATTCCATCATCAGTAAAGGGAAGGCGAGCACATCCTCCAAAAGTAGAGAAAATAATTCACGAAAAGATAAACAAGAAAGAGAGAAGGGCAGCACTAATTTCAGCTCTTGCAGCGACTGCAAACCCTTCACTCGTACTAAAAAGAGGCCATAAAATAAACGATTCAACTCCACTTCCAATTGTTGTTGATGACAACTTTGAGGCACTTTCAAAGACAAAGGATGTCTTGAAGTTTTTGAGTAAACTCATACCACAGGATATCTTACGCTCAAAGGGAGGAAAGAAAAGAAAAACCGGCGTGAGGAAGAGGTCTTCAAAAGTCGTGCGCTATCCAAAAAGCGCGCTTATAGTAGCTTCGGAGAATTCAAAAGTTCTTTTGGCCGCAAGAAATCTGCCCGGAATTGATGTGTGTACTCCAAAGACACTCTCAGTTGAACTTCTTGCTCCAGGAACCTATCCGGGAAGACTTACAATCTTTACTCAAAACTCCTTGTCTGAGTTATCAAAATTGTGA
- a CDS encoding 50S ribosomal protein L23: MPAILYPIVTEKAIAAIELENKLVFIVDRNASKREIKKEVEEKYGVKVKKLNIQNTPKGTKKAYVTLQKGFKADDIAAKLKIV; encoded by the coding sequence ATGCCAGCAATACTATACCCTATAGTGACAGAAAAAGCAATAGCCGCAATAGAGCTTGAAAACAAGCTCGTGTTTATTGTGGACCGCAACGCTTCAAAGAGAGAAATAAAAAAAGAAGTTGAGGAGAAATATGGAGTGAAAGTAAAAAAACTCAATATTCAAAATACACCAAAAGGAACAAAGAAAGCGTATGTGACTTTACAAAAAGGCTTTAAGGCAGATGACATTGCAGCAAAGTTAAAAATAGTATGA
- a CDS encoding 50S ribosomal protein L2: MGKLLKQQRRGKGSFAYKAPSHRYKADIKYRDYDNIERESSISGEVIEFIDDPGHQAVLMRVRLENSEELNFIAPEGICIGDTITLGAKGQLSLGSVKPLSSIPDGFYIYNVELSPGDGGKITRAPGSYSTIVSREGNYVLVKLPSRKLLNLPAQCRAQIGVVCGGGRLEKPLLKAGANFYKKHAQNRLWPKVRGVKQNAYTHPFGGKQHHPGKPTLTPRGAPPGRKVGHLGAKSVGRKKAKEKDEAQ; this comes from the coding sequence ATGGGAAAACTTTTAAAACAACAAAGAAGAGGGAAGGGTTCATTTGCCTATAAAGCCCCTTCGCATCGATACAAGGCTGATATAAAGTACAGAGACTACGATAATATTGAACGAGAATCCTCCATTTCCGGAGAAGTTATAGAATTTATAGATGATCCCGGACATCAAGCCGTGCTTATGCGCGTGAGACTTGAAAACTCAGAAGAACTAAACTTCATCGCGCCTGAAGGGATATGTATAGGTGATACTATCACTCTTGGTGCAAAAGGACAGCTTTCTTTGGGTAGCGTAAAACCTCTTTCATCAATCCCAGATGGATTTTACATCTATAACGTCGAACTCTCACCCGGTGACGGCGGCAAGATTACTCGAGCTCCAGGCTCATACTCAACTATTGTTTCACGCGAAGGAAATTACGTGCTGGTAAAGCTTCCTTCAAGAAAGCTTCTAAATCTTCCTGCCCAGTGCAGGGCTCAGATTGGGGTTGTTTGTGGCGGAGGGAGACTTGAAAAACCCCTTCTTAAAGCAGGAGCCAACTTTTACAAAAAACACGCCCAAAATAGACTCTGGCCAAAAGTTAGAGGAGTAAAACAAAATGCCTATACCCATCCGTTTGGCGGGAAGCAACACCATCCAGGAAAACCAACTCTCACTCCTCGGGGAGCGCCTCCCGGAAGGAAGGTTGGGCATCTTGGAGCAAAATCAGTCGGAAGAAAAAAAGCAAAAGAAAAAGACGAAGCTCAATGA
- a CDS encoding ribosomal protein S19 family protein, whose protein sequence is MVRLKTFRGKTQEELINLPLQSVLNLLTARARRAVKRALSGANPKFSALIRKVRKIKQTNPSKAIRTHVREAVILPEWIGLTFAVHSGKEFKPVQITLDKVGYRLGDFVHTTGRVLHSGPGIGATRGSKFIPLK, encoded by the coding sequence ATGGTAAGACTCAAAACGTTTCGGGGAAAAACCCAAGAGGAACTTATCAATCTTCCGTTACAATCTGTACTTAACCTCCTTACTGCAAGGGCAAGAAGAGCTGTAAAAAGGGCTCTTTCTGGTGCAAATCCTAAATTCAGCGCTCTTATAAGAAAGGTGCGGAAAATAAAGCAGACAAATCCATCCAAAGCAATAAGGACGCACGTTCGCGAGGCAGTTATACTTCCAGAATGGATTGGTCTTACGTTTGCAGTGCATTCCGGCAAGGAATTCAAACCTGTACAGATTACGCTTGATAAGGTAGGATATCGACTTGGAGACTTCGTTCATACAACGGGAAGAGTTTTGCATTCGGGTCCAGGAATAGGGGCAACACGCGGTTCAAAGTTTATCCCGCTTAAATGA
- the rplV gene encoding 50S ribosomal protein L22, with amino-acid sequence MKYCHKKVEGERYAFAQGEGLNVSFKDLSQVCKNISGKTVEEALHFLERVMRGLQPVRYFSHNKKLGHRKELGGKKGRYPIKAARVAYKILQNALANANYLRFSNPIIHHICANKGEIYPRLRSKGRAGRSDYETANLQIVLRDSGVKEENKTNLSEQKTEQKTEAEQKTEQKTEARI; translated from the coding sequence ATGAAATACTGCCATAAAAAAGTAGAAGGCGAAAGATACGCATTTGCTCAGGGAGAAGGCCTGAACGTCTCCTTCAAAGACCTCTCTCAAGTCTGTAAAAACATTTCCGGTAAGACGGTTGAAGAGGCACTTCACTTTTTGGAGAGGGTAATGAGAGGATTGCAGCCAGTAAGATACTTCTCACATAACAAAAAGTTGGGTCATCGAAAGGAGCTTGGTGGAAAAAAAGGAAGGTATCCTATAAAAGCAGCACGTGTAGCTTACAAAATTCTCCAAAACGCACTTGCAAACGCAAATTATCTTCGCTTCTCTAATCCAATAATACACCACATCTGTGCAAATAAAGGTGAAATATATCCCCGCCTGCGTTCGAAGGGGAGAGCAGGTAGAAGCGATTACGAAACTGCAAATCTTCAAATAGTCCTTCGCGATTCAGGAGTGAAAGAGGAAAACAAAACCAATCTTTCAGAACAAAAAACAGAACAAAAAACGGAGGCAGAACAAAAAACAGAACAAAAAACGGAGGCACGAATTTAA